The nucleotide window AGGTTCGTAAGCTCGCCGAGAGGAGCCAGTTTGCAGCGGGCGAGATCAACAAGCTTTCCGCTTCGAGCGTGGAAGTCGCAGAGAAAGCGGGTGAAATGCTCACAAAGATCGTCCCCGATATTCAAAGAACGGCGGAACTCGTGAGTGAGATCAATGCGGCGAGCAATGAACAGAACGCCGGGGCGGATCAAATCAATAAAGCAATTCAGCAGCTTGACAAGGTGATTCAGCAGAACGCGTCCGCAACGGAAGAGATGGCCTCCACCTCAGAAGAGCTATCCTCACAGGCCGAGCAGTTGCAGGAAACCATTGCCTTCTTCAGGGTCGGTGAAAGCGGCAATGGAAGAGCAACAGCAACGGTTGCCAAAAAGAAATCCGTGGCGAACACAGTGGTGCACTCAAAAGTCGAGACCAAAATAAACAAAACGCCCTCCCATAAGGGCAAGCGGGAAAACGCTCCTGTCGGTGGCGTGCGTCTCGACATGACATCCGGCAAAGACGCACTCGATGAAGAGTTCGAAAGGCTGTAGACAATAAAGATCGGGGGTCAGAGATCGCAAAAATGGGCTGGTCCCCGATCTTGACAGATGACAGAAGGAAGCAAGCGTGACTGGAATGAACAACGCAACTATCCGATACGGTATAAAAGGCGCGTTAAGAGCGATGAGGCATGGTAGAGCGATGCGGGGCCGAAGGAAGAGACCCGGATAAAGACAAATTGAACAACAGGGGTCAGGACTTTCCATGAAAGGTGGGCGAGCGTGCCTGCGATTGATCCGGTCCCCCAGCATAAAGGAGGCAACATATGAGCGTAGCGTCAATTACAGATACAAGACAGTACTTAACGTTTCAACTCGGCGATGAGGTATTTGCCCTC belongs to Syntrophorhabdaceae bacterium and includes:
- a CDS encoding methyl-accepting chemotaxis protein, which produces VRKLAERSQFAAGEINKLSASSVEVAEKAGEMLTKIVPDIQRTAELVSEINAASNEQNAGADQINKAIQQLDKVIQQNASATEEMASTSEELSSQAEQLQETIAFFRVGESGNGRATATVAKKKSVANTVVHSKVETKINKTPSHKGKRENAPVGGVRLDMTSGKDALDEEFERL